Genomic DNA from Corylus avellana chromosome ca4, CavTom2PMs-1.0:
AGAAAAACTTTGATTGTAATAATGTGTAGAAGGTATACATATATAGCGTTGTAATAATTGCACATCCATCTCATATAATTAAAGAAAACGACTGAAATTTCCTCCATACCACTCTGgaggaaatatttttcaattcatttaaaataacgttaagtgtttataaacatttaaaagacacattaaatttttaacgtcattaatagcaaTTTATTAATTTACCCTAAATTTAATatactttttaaatgtttatagatacttgacactattttaaatgggttgcccttataaaataaaaaataaaaatttgaaggtttggaagaaatttctgttCTTAAAGAAATGGTGTAGGAAAAACGAGAGGCCTTTTTACCTTATTTTTTGTGACAAAATGAATTAAATCATAGGCCATCAAATGCCTTTAATAATACATTAAAGTGTTTCGGTccataaattatatatagacttttttttctttttttttattactttatttgatttgcattATTTGGTATACCAACTCATTCTTTAGTTGGAATACTCATAATTTGCCAGAAGTGAAGTCATAAAAGGTGGTCCAAATTAGATTCCGTttgtttttgacttaaaatgttttaagagaaaaattattttaaattatccTCTTGCATTAGTTGAAATGTGTGTTTGGTGTACGTCTTGGATCTTGGGAAAGTTGTTTAAAACCAAAATGAGTCATAGAATGAAACACTACACAATTCCCTTAAACTATAATTAGGCATCTTACCCATCACATCAGAGTCTCTAATTTTTTAATGGACAAAAGTTTTATTCAAAGCAGTCTAAATGaagtattttttaactcatttaaaatagtgtcaagtgtaaacaattattaataacgttaagaatttaatattcCTTGCccctattttaaatgagttagaaGATATTTCTGTCAATTTTCAATATATAGAAGCCGCAGATTTTTTTTATCTGATAGGCTTTTGTTTCTCTGGATGTGTGCATGCATGTCAGCATGTGCATGGCTCTAATTTAAGCATATATAGTCAAGCACTAGACCAAAAATTCTACACATAAACTTAATTCAATCAATTTcttattgagagagagagagagagagacattggAAAAATCCTAGCTAGAAACCCATTCCACCCGCAAGGAAAAACTGAAGGCCCAGCTGGAAAGCGAGAGGTTGAGTGATTTTGACCCAAGTCATGAAGATTACCACATAGCACCACCTTATTGGTTGTACAAAGAGATAGGGCTAagcccccttttttctttttttcttttttaaaatttggtttttcacaaaaaatttaaactacaaaaaaaaaaagcccttaGATTATGATTGATTGTACTAAACTACCAATTAAATGAAGGCACACACAATTCTATATGGTGGAGTTGGCTTATTGGTTTGTCATAAAAGAAAGGGTCCAGATTCCAAAAGAACCCTAGCTCCTCTTGTTAATTTCCAAGGAGATCTGAATTGGAAAAGGTACAAATGTTTAATTTCCAGGTGGGACtttttctcataaattttcatTGTGTCGGTGGAAAGGTAATCTATCTTGTTTCAATTTTCAGTGTAAAAAGAATCCCTTTCCTAATTATTTTGACTTGAGTGTGCGCAGTGGTTATAGCTACCCATTAAACATTTGGTCCCTTTTCTTGTTTCccttttgatcaaattaattatttggtcAAGATTCTCAAGTTCAACcacctacacaaaaaaaaaaacatcttagCCTAATCAATCTCCAACAGCTGTCTCAGCTTGTCACTGTTCTACCTCTTTTCTCCTAATCAATAAAATGTTTCCTTGccattgaaaaaagaaattcattcatatatatatatatatatatatatgatttccctttttcttttctttcatttgaagGGACAGAGAGAGAGTAAAGAGTGTTTcccaaatatattaaaaaattaaaagaaaaaaaaaaaactttccctttccctttttctttttctttttcttttcattttcattttccctttctttttctttgcttccAAAAGTCACTTTATCCATCATTTCCCAAATACTTAGAAGTTAGAACCTCCGATGAAACTTTCTTGCATCTTTCAATCCTTTACAtcaattcttttccttttgccCAACTACTACTGCACAGGCTGTTGTACTCTCTATTATTGTATTACTTTTCCCCAAATTAATGTTTGGCCACTAAATTCCTTTCGCAATCAATCCATTTCATCTCCCATGAAATTTCAGTTTCATAGGGAAATGCCCTCTCTACAAGATGCCatttaacaattttctttttctttttcttttaagtttcaatgtttttttcataaaaaaataaataataataataataatgtttttgcCACCTGTTCTATTAAGATTACTTCaactaaaatgaagtttttacaGAAATTGGATAGGCAATGACAAAAAAGTCTGAAGCAACTAAAGTCAAGATCAATTAAGATTAGATAGAAGTTGATCAATTTTTCCACACCTTTGCACTGAAATTGGATCCATGTAAAatatctttctcttcttctttttttttgtttttttggcattttcGGTTAGTCCGCCACCGGCGTTGAACTCACAACATGACTTTATTCTACTTCATACTAGACTTTTCTATTAAACACTACTACTAAATGCTTAAAGTAATGCTTAAATTCAATGACAGAAACAGAGTTTGAATTTAAAACTTTTGGTTAAACCATAACttatttaaaaaacttaaattaattaaaaacattataactataataatttaattaatattataacattcTCAATGATCTCATTCaccaccaaaataataatattaaaaaaaaaaaaaaaaaggggaggggggggggaaGGGCATGCTAAATGGTCCTTTTCCACTATTTAAATATCAAGGGCAATCACTTCTTGTGAATACTATAGGATGATGGAAAGTGCAGTTTGGCGAGGTCTATCAATCAAAGCATTTCCAAAATTTGGTTACACAAATACATGCAACTTGTCAATTATCATGATCTAAAAAATCAAGTAGTTTGTTGTGACTTGTGAGGCTGGATTTATCAATGTGTTTGGCGTGAAGggtaattaattgaaatttgaaatatatatatatatatatatataattgattcaATGTGGGAAGGTGCATAAATAATTATTCCTAGAGCATATTGCATTATAGAGCGGACACGGTAGGTGGGTTGAGTAGAGGCTAAGGACAAGCAAAGCCACCCAACTTCCCACTTGGCGATGAGATATCCCACCACCACTACCACCCCATGCTGATTGCTGTGTAAAAAAAGTAAGATGGCAAAGCACTAGTTTGCTGGACCCCATTTATTGTTTGGTGAAGAAACCGATGTTGATCTCATGCACTGACACACTGACACGCCATCAGAATGGAATGAGCTCTGACTTCGAGATCAGATGGTTTGGATCTTCGCTTTTGTTCCACACCCATGAAGTTGAAGTAACCCCCATGTGCTCCTCGGTACTTTGTCACATGAATGAGAGCATACTATATtggacttttttatttttatttttattttacggCAACCCCACAAAGTAGAGTCTTTGTGATCCATCTTGCCGAGTAAATTTCGGTTTTGTGCATCGCACTCCCAAAAATTTCTTTACACACAACAAAATGCTTTACTAGCTATTCATCGTGcgaaaaaaattgttaaattattaaacttACATCTTTTTGTCAACTTGACCTTTTTAGAATAAGTGAACATTTAACAAGGTAGAAAGGTCGGCAACCCAAGAAATGTTAGGCAAGTATGTCTCATTTTGGATAGGTAATTGGTCTCAATCCTTATCCCTGCAATTTGGACGCGAATATTGatagtattttttcttttttaaaaaaaaaaaaaaaaatcattaggtTCCCCTcgtttctctttcattttttttttttgacatgtccacacaagaggggagagggagattcgaactagtgattccgcttcattaggcgtggtcctagccgattgagctacttcttggggacgtttctctttcattttcatggCCAGAGATGATGGATGATTAAAATTTAGATTGGTACTTTTAAGATAATTAAGCCTTTGCATTAagttaaaatatcaattaataGGACAATAGAATATATATGGATTTAAATATGTTCAAATATTGTATCTCTTGCATAAATTATCCATATATATTTCACTTTATGGATGTCGCACTCGTTTAGATCGATGTCGTCCATAATTGAATCATTACTTGAGGATTTTTTTGTGTAAATTGACTCGGtaaatgataattaattatagtCTCACATATCTAAATGACAACTAACATAGGATgcttcaaattaaaataaaaaaacaaaaaaaataaagcaaataataTCAATGAAAACGAACATAGGATCGATGcatacaaaattaaattaattgttactttctcctcctcctcctcctcctcaatCTAAATGTCTTATCAGCTTATCGGGAGGCTTCATAATGtatgcttaattaatttttcacttttgaaatttcttatacctttatattttctttaaaagcaTTCAAAActcttataattaaaaaattactatacATCTCTAAAGTAGCTAATTAACACTCCCTTAATTAGTGCAATTATCCActtaatttttcatatatatagatCGCGGacctataaaataaaatttattttaaaaaatactagtataattttattttcactaattaattaataaccagCTTAGCCCCGTTCGGAGTTAGGACGTCACATACAAATACCACACCATAAGCGTTTGCCACGTGTCCAAACAAACACATCGTGTGGCCCATATGACGAGGAAGTTTATTATTGAGACGGCCGAGGTTGGAGGGCATGTGAGCTGGTGGGTGATCCATTTGTTCAAGATATAGTTGTACATCAATTTATTATATACCTAATTTGGCCGTTTTTTTTCTAAAGCtgactaaaattaaataataataataataataaaagaataatcgATTGTTTTCTAACATACTGTCAATCAAAAGAGGAGCAAGGGATGAACAAGGAAGAAGAAAACTATAGAATTATACATGAATCAAAGTCAGAACCGAGTCAACTCATTATAGAGAAGAATCATGAGAAAAGTTAAAGAGCAAATCATTAAGGAAAATGAGCATAAATTCTTACACAATTGTTATTGAAGATTTACGAACAATTTGGATAGCTAGAACATGTACCGAGGGATGATCGAGGTACTAATTAATATACTTATAAACGAGTACAAAATTCTCCTGTCCATAAAAGCTTTATCTTATTGCATACTAATCCTTTGATTCTGAATCTTACCACAAAGCCAGAAGACCCAACAATCCACCGGCGACCAAGACAGGCAACCTAATCATCGGATTCTGGGTGGCACCACTGAAATCCTGGTCTATAGGATACAAGTTCCCCGGTGGGCCCGTTATGTATATGAATGATGATGGCGGGGGAGGGCAGTACTGGGTCGACGGCGGTTTCTTGGGAGAAGGCGGCGGCGGCGACGGTGGCGGCAGAGCTGGTGGTGGCGGGCACGGTGATGGTGGCGGCGGTGATGGTGGCGGTGGGGCGTTTTGACCGCACGCCGAACACTTCTCGTCGGCTGTCCCCGGCGCTGTGAAAACGGCAATCACGATGAACAGATTTAGTAGCAACCGGGCGTTGAAACGATGCATCGCTATAGCCATCTTGAGGCCAGCCGCTGTGAATTTGATTGCCGAGATGTTGTTGTGGTTTTAAGTGTTTTCGTGGGCTTGATCGGGAGCGATGACGCGACTTTCGAAGACAATCGTCAGAAGGTGCGCGAGACCGGTTTTGTTACGTTATTAGGTGCATGGAAGATGTAATAGACTTAAAAAGGCCTTTCAGTCTGGGCGAGTGGGGGTTTTCAGTGGGTGTTCTTAAGGACTTTTCCCATGCCTGCAGGCTAGGACCATAGAATGTAGCGTGTCCTTCAAGCGAAGGGTAAGAATTGCATAATTTGCATGTGGTTGGAGCAAAACGTGGGCTCCACGGCATACTCTAAAGCCCTTTAATGTATGACAATAATTTGtacaatatatgcatatatatatactactaaTTAAGCCACTTTCAACGGTTCATGAAACATTTAAGGGGCTTGTATGATCAAAGAATTCTGACCTTCGATCATGCGGAATCTTTGGTCAAttttgatataataataattggaGCTAGATCGATGGATGTGGTTAATATGTATGTGGAGCAGGTATTATTGAGGCATATCTATATTATTCACGTcatctgttttcttttattcgAATTCCGCATGTTGTGCTCGTGATTCTAGCATAGCACCGGAATTCGCTAAGAATTGGACCCATCAGGTGGCATGGTATTCCAAAATTCGCCTGTATTTTCGTTTTCCATATTCGTAAACTGGCATTATGCAAACCAATAAATGTATTTAAGTATAAAAAAGCATGCGCCACATATCAATATTGTCATTACCCCAAAGAAATTCTTATCATTATCTACAGGCCGGTTCCACCATATAATAGACACGTCAGGGGTCATATATAACAAAAGCTCATCTTTCTCCTATACACAGGCCCCAATCATGGAAGAGACGTCAATGCCTTGCTCTTTTCTACTTTCTTCACTCATCATATATCAGTCTTGCATGCTCCGTCAGGGCCGTCACCTTAATTATCGAGTTTTCTCGAATCCTCCTTTCACGCAGCATGGAAAGgatatttttcacaaaaaaataaaagttaattttgGATAGAATCTCGTTAGCCAATAATTAGAGTTTCGTAGAGTCTCACCGTCgaaaaaaacacttaaatagAGACCGACAAAACCTGtccatcatttaaaaatataaaattaaatgctaattaattaataacctaATTGAATAATATATGCATGGATCGGAAGAAAAAGGGACAGATAATGCTTGGAAGCAAAGGACTTAACGCTGAAGAAATGTATGATGGGATGGAAAGGGAACAAAAAGTTGGGAATATAAATGGAATCTGCACACAAAGATAAAGAGATTAGTTACAGGTGCACCGTCCCACATTCTTCAAGCAACCCCCCTTCATCAATAATTCATAGTCAACTTTCCCAATCATACACCTTCAAAACTGAAACCAAACGTTACTTTTATTTCGAACCTTCCTATTGTTAAAATAATCATCAATTCTATGCGGGCCATCTACTGATTCTACTTGCCTGCCACATGCACCAACGTGGCCCAGGTGGTCGGGTTGAAAGCGGAGACATTCTAAGCTTAAGCTGTCTAGAATATGATTTTCTAGGCCCAATTTGTACTGCCTAGGTTTTGAGAGGCCCAATCAACACTTGGGTCAACGTGTCTTTTGCCATCTgctatggaatttttttttttttttttttggccccaTCTTGTATGGATTTAGCTCAATGGATCTAAAGCAAGATAATGATGAACAGCAAACAGAAAGGAGCAACAGAAAATTCATCTCTCATATTGGTGTTGTTGCCAACGCCCAGTCATTGACCCAATACCATAATCTCAGTAAAGGCCcataatagagagagagagaacattaaGCCCAAACTCTAAATCACTAAAATTTTGTATCCACAGGAAGACAAGAGTGCATACAAAGGTTCATCAAAGAAACCATGCCCTACAAGTCTACATACAACCAATGCAAATTGTTACCACTCAAACACCTCAATCCTCTCTGCATTATTCTCTCCTTTCGCTAATTGCAATAACCGCGGCTTCCGAACATCTCCAGGCCAGACGCATG
This window encodes:
- the LOC132179166 gene encoding vegetative cell wall protein gp1-like yields the protein MAIAMHRFNARLLLNLFIVIAVFTAPGTADEKCSACGQNAPPPPSPPPPSPCPPPPALPPPSPPPPSPKKPPSTQYCPPPPSSFIYITGPPGNLYPIDQDFSGATQNPMIRLPVLVAGGLLGLLALW